The Chloroflexota bacterium genome contains the following window.
GCAACGTGTTAAAGAACGCGTTGATCGCCGTGCTTGATGGCTGATAGGTAAAAATGACCTGGGCACCCATGAGGAAAAGGATCAATACGATACCATACAACAGGGTCTTGACGAATAGATTCCAGCCTCGGGGATGGACCCAGTCATCGATGACCCAGCGCCCACCGTTGGCGCCGTGCAGCAAGGCGAATAACAGCAAGGCCAGATCATAGAGCTGCCAAAAGGGGCTCGCCCAACGACCGATGATCACGCTGTAATCGATGCGGTCGACACCGAGAAGAACGTGCATGAACATCAGATGGCCGACCGCGACAAAGAGAAGGACCAAACCACTGATTCTCATGAAATACCAGGAGAGGGCTTCGAACCTGCTTCTGCTCCCCGTGACCTGAGAAGTCGCCATTGTTGTCATCGTCATCTCCTTACAGCGGAATCCACCAGGGGGGCTCGAAGTGGAAGAGGGGCCCAATCGTCGTTATGGCGGCCGGAATAAAGAAGATCAATGTCACGACCAGGACAATGCGGAACATCGTCCGTTGCGTCTTCCAGTTAGAAAACCGTTCCGGTCGAAAATCCACCAGAATGATCCGTACACCGTTGAACGCGTGATACAACACCCCGAAGATCAAGGCCAACTCTGCTACTTTGAAAAGCGGATGGCTGTAGATGAAGAGAAACTTTGTGAATATCTCCTCGCCGACCCCGACCAAAAAGATGTCGACGATGTGCAAAAAGAGGAAGAGAAGGATTCCGATGCCAGCGACACGATGCAATAACCAGGCCCAGTGGCCCTCGCGCCCGCGGTAGCTAATCGTGTAATAAATGGATTCCAACGCCTGCGCCATGCAGAACTCCTTTCCACTCCGAAAAAGACACGAGCCAACCGATGCCCCCTAGCTGTGAATTAGTGCGCATTATATCGCCCACACCTTCAAAAGTCAAACAAAAATCAGTAAGAATGTTATGGGTGCATTCATAATCGCTTGATCTCCGCCCCCACTGGCACCGATCGGCAAGCTGACGTATAATCACCCGGTCTATCAGGTCTCACGCAGAAGCATCCCAATCCACCATCTGTCGTCAATGGCAACCGGACGAGTCATCAAGGTTCACTGCCGCTGCGGTCAACTCCTGTTCAAATACTACAAGGCAGGCCGCGGACGGTTGATCAAGTGTTATCTGGACCGGATCAGTAAAGATTTTGTGGGCGTCCAGGGTCTTCCAAACGGCGCTCGACCCCTTTGTCCCTCCTGCGGCAAGGACATTGGCGTTGTCGAATTTATCCGGCGCGGACCAGCGATTAAGCTGAACCAGGGCACCGTTCGCGAAACGAGGACCTAAAGTGATTCCTGATAGAGACCAGGAGTTTGTCAGCGCCATCGCCACCCGCTGGATGCCCGCCTACCTAGCTAGGCCGTGTTGACATTTC
Protein-coding sequences here:
- a CDS encoding succinate dehydrogenase — its product is MTTMATSQVTGSRSRFEALSWYFMRISGLVLLFVAVGHLMFMHVLLGVDRIDYSVIIGRWASPFWQLYDLALLLFALLHGANGGRWVIDDWVHPRGWNLFVKTLLYGIVLILFLMGAQVIFTYQPSSTAINAFFNTLL
- the sdhC gene encoding succinate dehydrogenase, cytochrome b556 subunit is translated as MAQALESIYYTISYRGREGHWAWLLHRVAGIGILLFLFLHIVDIFLVGVGEEIFTKFLFIYSHPLFKVAELALIFGVLYHAFNGVRIILVDFRPERFSNWKTQRTMFRIVLVVTLIFFIPAAITTIGPLFHFEPPWWIPL